A window of Flammeovirga kamogawensis genomic DNA:
AAAGGCCAGAGTTATGACAATCCTATTAAATTTGATTACTTAGAAGATCTATTAAATGATATCAGTCTTAACGACCTTCATTCTACCACCCCTACTCGTTTTATTTATTCTGGTGATAATCAGTTCCCATTTGGTAGACGAGAGCAATGGACGGACTCATGTAATGTACTTGCACTAAAAGAAGGTGTAGTGATTGGTTACGATAGAAACGATAAAACTGCAGAGGGCTTTAAAAAGCAAGGTATTGATATTATTAAAGCTGAAGACCTTCTTAATGCGTTTAAGAATGAAGAAAAATTACCTGCTGATATTAAAGACACATTGATTTTGCTTCCATCTGCAGAATTATCTAGAGCCAGAGGTGGATCACATTGTATGAGTATGCCTATTAAGAGAGACCCTATTTATTAGGGGCTTTCAATTCTTTCAGTAGATAAAAAATATTTACAATAGCAATAAAGCCATTTGATATAACCACAGGCCAAGCATCTAATAAATAGCCATATAACACGAAAGTAAAACAGCCTAATGTATTTACTAATCGTAATTTATTTACATTCTTAAGAGAGAATGAAATCATTAAAAGGGCCGATGCTAAGTAGCCTATATATTCAGTATTAATTTCCATTTCTTAAAATTTAGTTAGAATTATAATTTAGATAACAAACATGAAAAACTTAAAATTATTAATCTCAATTATCGGTATTTTCATATCAATTAATGCATATTCACAAACTGAAGTATATGATCCGAGTGCTGATGCTAAAGCAGCTATTAAAGAAGCTGTATCCTTAGCAAAAAAGTCAAATAAACATGTTTTCGTAAAGGTTGGTGGTAATTGGTGTGGCTGGTGTAAGCTATATGCAAAATTTACACATCAAGACGAGGAAATTATGAAAGTGATGAACGATAATTACGTTACTGTTCTTGTAAACTGGAGTAAAGAAAACAAAAATGAAGAAACCATGGAATACTTAGGAAACCCTCAACGCTTTGGTTTTCCTGTATTTGTTATCTTAGATAGTAGTGGTAAAGTAATTCATATCCAAAATTCCGGCAATCTTGAAAGTGGAAAAGGCTATGATAAAAATAAGGTGATGCAATTTATTAACGGCTGGACTCCTACCGCTGTAAACCCTGCCACTTATAAATAGTATGAAAAGAATTTTACAGTTTTTACTGCCATTTACTTTATTATTTTTAATAGCAATTTTTATCAACGCTTGCCAACCAATCGAATCATACCCTCTAAAAACCGGTTATATGGAATTTAATTGGGATGGATGTAATACATTAACGGCAAAAGTAACTGTACTTGATAGGTACCCTATGGAACCTCCTATATACGGGGCTACAAAATTGTTTACAAGAGCAAGTGACACAGTAATGGTAAGTAAAATTGAATTTAAATATAGAGGTACTTGTACGATAGAACCTTATAAAAACCCAGAGACATTTCCTTATGCTAGTGTTAAACAGACATTCACTGTAAACAGCAATTCAATATCTCATCCACAATTATGGGATACTTTCGATCCTAATAATTAAAGGTGTTCTAGAATAAAATTAAATCGTTTCAGACCTAACAACTATATTAATATTTAGTTGTTAGGTTTTTTATTTCTTATATACTTTCACCAAAAGTCAAAAGGTTACTATCAGGATCTAAAATAGCAAATTCTTTTTGTCCCCAAGGTTTTATCTCTAATAATCCATTAGGATGAATAGGCGTATTTTGGTCTATTAATAATTGATAAAAACCATCAATATCATCAACCCTAATATAAACTTGCCCATAATTCTCTTTTGGTTCCAATTCTATAAATTCAAAAAAATGAATTTCAATTTGATCCTTCTCAATCATCAAGTATCCTTGATAATCAATTGTACCTAATTCCTTAAATCCTAGTTTATCTATATAGAATGACTTTGTACTTTCTTTATCACGCATTGGTAATTTGGGAATACTACTTTTAAGCATAGTTTATATTTTTTATAATAAGTCTTCCAACTCTAAATTTCACTAATAACAATGAACTTAAAATTGAAGATACAGTAGATAACAATCTACACAAGTTAAATTAATTGTAAATTATACAAGTATTTAAATTATTTAAACAACTGTTAATTGACGGTTTTATCACTTTAATTTTAAGTTTTTTTTTATAAGTTGCTTTTTCAAAACAAGTGAACTACAACAAATTAACTTATTCAAGAAAGTGTTAACTAAATATTTTTATCCATTTCTATCAATCCTTTGCTTACTTTCTTTCGATACACTTGCTGTTGAAGGAGAAGATAAGAAAAAAGGACATGACAAAAGCGTTATTGAAGGAGAGCATCATGAAAATCACTTCGAAGTAGAAGTCTCTTATAACAGTGCTGCTCACTTTGAATTCACGAGTTCTGTATACTTTGCTCACTTAACTAAGTTCCAAGGTACAGTAGAATTTACGGGACACCATTTTGCTGGATGTTTTGTAAGAGAGATTCCATTAGGACACTCAAAATTTGGAACATTTGTAGGATTAGGTTCTACATTTGGTTTTGAAAAAGAAGACGAACATTCTACTTCTTCCGCACCACATGTAGAAGAGGTTGCTACGCATTCTAAAGATTGGGAAGGAAGCATTATTTTCCAATCAGGTATGGCTTATTCTGTTGATAAACATTGGAGTACTGGCTTTACATTATCTCCAGGTGTTGACATAGAAACACGTAAACCGAACTTTGGAATGACACTTGATTTGGTTTTTGGGTTTTAAAAAATCATAAAATACTTAATTAAATCAAACGTTTAGTTCGAAATTAAACATAATAGATATACTTGCGTAAAAGTAGATAACAAAATACAAAAGCTATTTAATCAGAATCTACAATCACTCACAGTATCAATTATGTTATATATTCTAAATACACGTTTCTTATTTACTTTAGGCTTAGTAGGGTTATCTTCTTTATTGTTTGCACAAGAAGATACTCATGTTTATGTAGAAGGAGATAAAGATTTTACAAAAGATGACCATGCTACTGAAATTCATACAGAAACAAATTCAGAAGTTGAGCATGCTGAAATTCATAAAGAAGAGGAGCATCATCATAAATATGAGTTAGAAATCTCTTATAATAATAGTGGTCATTACGAATTTACCGGATCTATATATTTTGCTCACCTCACAAAATTTCAAGGTACAGTAGAATTTACAGGTAAACATTTTGCAAGTGTTATTGTTAGAGAAATCCCAATTGGCCACTCAAGATGGGGTACTTTTGTTGGAGTTGGTGGTACTTTTGGTTTTCATGATCATGAAGTTCCTACAGATGAATATTTTGATTTTGAGCCTGAAGAAGCGCCTCATCCAGATGACTATAGTACTTCTGACATGGATCAATCTCATAGAGAATGGGGAGGTTCTGTTATTGTTCAAACTGGTATAGCTTACTCTCTTAATAGCCATTGGAGTACAGGTTTTACTTTATCACCTGGTATTGATGTCCAATCTGGAGAGCCTACATTTGGAGCTACTGTAGACGTTGTTTTTGGTTTCTAAATTGCATAAAATAGTACTTAAACTAAATAAAGTAATTAGTTTATTAAATGATAGCTGAATAATAAGTTTATTCATTGCACAAAAAAAGGATTGATTTCTATTAAAATCAATCCTTTTTTTGTTTTGCAGTTCTATTTTCTAGTTACTTGCTTCAGTAAGATCGCTAGCTAATTGCTCTTCTTGTCTTAATCTGCATTTATACATTTCACCCGATGTATTTAAATAAGAGACATGTACTAAAACATCTCCGTTTATTTTAAAATAAACATTGGTCATTTGATTTGTAATAATCGTTTCATACAATTCTACAGTTCTAATACCTGATTTAAATTGTGCTACAAGGTCTTCTGATTCTGTATGATATAGAAAAATACTCTTCTTGTCTTTAAAGAGACCTACGTAATCTTCTAGCAGGAGTTCTGCTCCTTTTCCAGAAAAAACATTTCCTTTTATTTCATTTAAGTGGGTTTCTGTAATTTTTTCTACTTCTACAGCATAAGCACTATTAGAGTATGCGAAAAGGAAAGCTACAGTAATTAAACTAGCTACAGTTTTCATGATTTTAAGCTTGTTAGGTAAAGATATTATTAAGTTTATACTATTAAGTGCAAAAGGGTAAACAAACACCTAATTTTCTTTCTCATTTATAATAAATGCAACCTACAATAGCCTAATCTATTTTGTTTCAAAAAACTGTTATCATACTTAAACATTAATTTACATTAACGTATTAAGTGCCTATTTAATTTTTTCTTTTAATCTTTCTACAACGTGAAATACCGCAGGACAAGTAATTGTATTTCTTGCATGTAATGCAGGACGTTGGTTAAAACCTTTATTTTGGGTTAATGGATATTCTTTACATGCTTTTGGTCGTACATCGTAAATAGAACACTCATTATTATCTTCTAAGAAAGGACATGGTTGACGGTTCATTACATAATCACCATCACTATCCACACTCATATATTCTGATAGTACCTCTGTTTCTTTTATTCGTAAGTGTTTTGCAATTCTACGTACATCAGTAGCAGTAACTACTGGACTAATTGTTTTACAACAGTTTGCACACGATAGACAATCAAATGTTTCAAATACTTTTTCGTCTGTATCGTTAACAATTTGATCAATCAGTTTTCCTTTTTTTGTTTTCTTCAAACGCTTTAGAAAAACCTCTGTCTCCTTTAATTTTAATTTGGCATTTAATTGCCAATCTTCGTAGATATCCATCATTCAATTATAACTGGTACGCGTACATTTTTTTATTT
This region includes:
- a CDS encoding YgjV family protein; this translates as MEINTEYIGYLASALLMISFSLKNVNKLRLVNTLGCFTFVLYGYLLDAWPVVISNGFIAIVNIFYLLKELKAPNK
- a CDS encoding thioredoxin family protein; its protein translation is MKNLKLLISIIGIFISINAYSQTEVYDPSADAKAAIKEAVSLAKKSNKHVFVKVGGNWCGWCKLYAKFTHQDEEIMKVMNDNYVTVLVNWSKENKNEETMEYLGNPQRFGFPVFVILDSSGKVIHIQNSGNLESGKGYDKNKVMQFINGWTPTAVNPATYK
- a CDS encoding bleomycin resistance protein is translated as MLKSSIPKLPMRDKESTKSFYIDKLGFKELGTIDYQGYLMIEKDQIEIHFFEFIELEPKENYGQVYIRVDDIDGFYQLLIDQNTPIHPNGLLEIKPWGQKEFAILDPDSNLLTFGESI
- a CDS encoding YkgJ family cysteine cluster protein; the encoded protein is MMDIYEDWQLNAKLKLKETEVFLKRLKKTKKGKLIDQIVNDTDEKVFETFDCLSCANCCKTISPVVTATDVRRIAKHLRIKETEVLSEYMSVDSDGDYVMNRQPCPFLEDNNECSIYDVRPKACKEYPLTQNKGFNQRPALHARNTITCPAVFHVVERLKEKIK